actttatttgaaaaaatagttttgggaaaattcttggaATATTGAAAAGAGCACcttaagcatatttttattttaatatctttgtttggaaggtctcttactctttgttagtgagaaaattatttttcacactcgatttttattaagaaatattttgagtgaaaaatacacatactcacattgagctttaatttcATATAATCTGTGAGTGCATTTGTGCTTCAaattgtacatcatctgcttataGAAGAAGCATCatatttgtacaaaatattttatatctattgtattcccaatGTGTGGTCGGAAAAGGGAGACTTGCACTGTGAAAAGTCTCGGAttgcttagacccagttaagaaagcactggattggttcaaacccgattacgagaactaggtgcaccatcctataaggtgtattGGTTGAGCTCAACCCTGTAATTTGAGTCAGGGGTATACCTCACCCCTTGGAAAAGAGGTTGTAATCGATGTTGCTCCACCAGTTAAGctagcatttagtgaatccttgagctaCGGTTTAAAGCAGGGATGTAGGTAAttttggccgaaccccaataacatatttggtgtatgcttttatttttcacactttatttcctgcatatgtatgttattatttattgctctgattgttttacatacataccTTAAATGAATGTGAAATACTAAGACTGCTGTATTTGTTTTACATATCTGCTCAGTTATACGTTTGTGGTATTTCTGATTGATtacaaagaccctaggttgtgcaatactATCTGTGATTTGGATTCgacctaggagaaatttttaaatacccaattcaccctccctcttgggaatacaccaattccatcactatatatatggatgtatgcgTGTGTAAGATATGTGGTGTAGTAGAGGGTGAGTAACCAGTGAGAAGAAGACATTGTATATTCTGAGAGTGTTTGTAATTCTCATATATTTATTGAAACCAAAGAGTTTTTGTGTTTAATCAGAGTGTTTCTTCACTAAGTTCAATCACAACTAGTGATTGAGGGAGTCCCCTCCACTcattaaaaataaatcaaaagaaaatccTTGCATAGAATTAATTTGGGTTTTATAGGGAGTGCTTGGAAAAcccttaaaataataaatataggGGGAAATTCAAGTGTGCTAGGGACCACCAAATTAAGGTGGTTAATGAACTCAAACcctgaataaaatgtaataattttatgaaaatagaaTAAAATTGCTCAAAGGCCTAGAATTTAATGAACTTAATATAAACCATTGGATCATCTTGGGAGTGCCAAAAAGGTCTAATAATCTAATTAAGACACAAAATCGACCTAAAACATCTAGGTTATCTTGGGAGTTATAACTTTCTAGGTAAGCCCCTAAAAATgcaccaaaaaaacaaaacaactaCTTTAATATTCAATGATGCTCGGAGGTCTAGTTATGTAGTAGCAAAGGGTTTACATGACGTTATTAAGGATTGAAAACCTAAATAACGCCAGTGATAGGGTGAATTTCAAAAGTGAGTCCGAAATTGTTTTGATTCATCTTTTAGTTGTAAATTTGTTTTTCTTGTGTTTAATTATTCAATATCTATCACATATATGTAGTTTGTAGTCTAAACTAATATGAGGAGGGAGTCTCTTCTTAAGGAGGCGCCTTAGGACTACTCCACTAGTTCTCTAAAGGAGATAGGACCTTTAATTATTCGATGGAATGTTTCGAttgaaataaagaaaattaacatataaatatttaataaacaTATAAATCAGCCTACCTGTAAAGGGAATATAATCGATTCAAGGACGGCTGAAATCAATATTATAGAGTTAATTTGTAAGCTAATTAGTATTACCGATCATGGAAAAAGTGCCTCTTGAATTCTATGACATCAATAATGTCCTCAAATGTAACTATATTTTTTAACTtgaacttttatatatatatatataaatgcagaCTGATCCTTATTACTTTTTCAAATTTggattgatttttaatttttcattacaAAATAATTAGATGACTGGCCACAACCAATCAAATAAAAAAAGATCAATGATGGTGAATTTACCTAGGATGGGAAAAGATTAATGGTGATGATTCCGATATTCAATTCTTTGAACAATGTAACATATTGGCATATCAACCTAGCCTTgtaattagaaaaaattaattaGTAAAACTAAAAGATACTAACCTATCTTATTCATTGAATTTTTCATACACACATTGAACAGGACACATAACATTAACCCTTAGTAGCTAGGTTGAAGCAAGGGCTACCCTATGAGGTAGAACTTAAAACTTGGACGCAAAGATTTGCCGTGGCATGCCTTAGGGGGTTGGGAATTGAACCAAAGACCACAAAGTCCTAGAGGGCTTCCCTTAAGTTCTTTATTACCCCAATAAAATCCTGTTAGTAATTCTTTTTATGTTTTCTTTAATAAATATGGTATACCCTCATTTATTGGGCAACGAAATTATAATAATAAGAGAAACATTAACATTAACTAGAGTGAATAATTAATGGAGGAAATCATGGAATCAAAGGGATGATTTACACCTCAAAGCAAGACAACCAATCAAAAAAGTCAAGCAATAGAATGTCCCTTTAATCATAACAATGCATGTATATTGGATACAATTAATTTAACTAACCACCATATATTTGAATTGCTAACAATAAATTGATTGATTAACCTAAAGAGCAAACAATAGCGAATCACTTGCTCATGAAAATGTTGTAGACAACATGCTAGAGCTATTGGTCTAATTACTAGGTGACATattcacaatatatacatattacaTGATTTTTGGTAGTGAGGATTTAGAAGGATAAGCTAAGATCTAAGAATATACATACCAAATAAATTTTCAACTAAAAGTGGTATCAAATTTTATGGAGGACGAAGGAAAAATTGCTCAAAATGATGTTAAGAAGTTCTTATTTTTGCTAAGACATTTGTGGATCGATTACCTTCAAAGCACATGTCAAAAAATTATCTCCAACAATCTTGGTGAGTTATATTTTATTACTTAATAAGAAAAACTCATATGGGAATATAAGTGATTATTCaacttattttaaattataattaagtAGCGATTAAATTGATTGAAGACACCTTTGGCTTTTGATGATAAGGCCAACTGGCAAAAAATTAAAGTTTCAATTGGCCATTTGACAGAGCTAAGGGAAGAAAAAAGAGTCACGTGCCCGACACTAGTAATTAATTGGGTTTAGctcttaattaattattatttgtgTTGAGTTTCTTTTCTTAAAAGTACATATCCAAATGACATAAAGTTCATCACAATTAACAATGTGATGGCGAACCAAGAGACCAAATTTGATAATCAAGCAATAGTTTAGTGACTTAAATTtcgtttaattaaaaaatatgagaaaaaaaaatcaaaactagTACTAAATTACAATCTCTCTTTTAGTTGTCACCAAAAAATATACGAAATTCTAGGTCAGATGACTCTAATAAGatagaaaaaatatatacaagaaataaatttaattgATACAACTTAAGAGAAAAGTGTAGGGAAGGGGAACATGACCCCCATCGGCCCTTCCTAGCTCCACCCTTATTCACTCTCCTTGTCTCTCTACCCCGTTACGCAAACATACACTTATAATTATGCTTACGCACATatttaaaatgagaaaaatattaaatacctacatataaaaatgagaaagaaaaaaaaaaaaacacaataccTATATAGAACCAAAAAaatcaaagagtatgagaaaaatGAGGAAATAAGAGTCAAATTTAAACTTTCAAACATCAACTAACTAAAAGTGGGATATTGGGATGTTTTGCACTCCCCTTCTCATTCCATACACTTATTCGGCTGCGGAGGACAAGGAGGGGGACAGAGGATCCGGTCTCCAATAACATTGTTGGATATATCCATTAAAAGAAACACTTTAATGTTGGATATATTTTATGATTGATAATTTTTTGTCCCCCTAATTAGCATattatttaaaaacaaatatatgtatatgtatgtatatatgtatgtttacaTAAAAAATCTCTCAAGCCAAttcctgacttaggcatcggagcgatccctcggagtacaccccaggtcctccaagccttacttatttatctcttttcaggtggttgtgattagggatcgtgaaggtcattcaatttttggctgcaacataTATAATGTTTTATTTCAGTATTAGAATTATAAGCGCTCTTTAATTAACAAACATAGCCTAATTAAATTGAAAGAGAAAATAGGGATTCTTGAGAAACAAACATAGCTTTTTCCATCATAGTTATTAGTTATACCACACTAGTTTACACATACACACTTGTTTGCATGTACATTGCATGGAAACAACgacatttaatttaattaatctGCCATTTGCCACAATTGCCAGGGCATAAATACAATATGAACATTGAGAAAGAGAAAGGTACGTAGATTTAAATCTATGCATATAATATATCTTCTGCTAATGTTAACCCAACTAATAAAAATAAGACAATGAAAACTCTCTTTTTTCTATAGTTAATGAAGTCAGCTAATATATCTTCTTGCTTGAGCCCTTCTGGTTGACGAAGTCAGCTATTACCttttaaagaagaagaagaagaagaagtagacgATGTTGATATGGTAAGAACAATATTTTCTATCTGATGTACAGTAAGCAGGAAATACAAGGCAATATCAAAACATAAAATCCAGCAgcgtatatatataaatatatatatgtgaaccTAACTAGGATTTTGATCAAGGCTAGCTCAGTTACTAGCCACAAGAACTCGATCTTAATAATGTTGTTCTCTTTCTGATGGTACATCAGAACCTTCTGGCCACAGACTGATCGATCcctcgaatatatatatatatatatcgataAAATATCGAGAAATTAATAACTAGCAAGAGGAAAATGAGGGATTAAGTAATACAAGTTATGGATGGAGGAgaaattaactaattaaaatGGGCGCACTTGCTTGCTTGGTCTTCACCATGAATCAGTTGTGAGAAGGAGGGTGTGTCTTTGGCGGCGAGTAGTCGGAGTTAAACCCTGGTTGCTCCTTCACAGGGTTTTTATTGTGAGGCAAGCGCCAGGTGACCGAAGCACGATCAGACTCTTGTTGATTAGCAGCTGCAGCACCCTTCTCAACTTTCGATTTTCTTGGACCGGCCCGCGAATCATCTATCGCCTTTTGTTCACGATCTTCATGGACCATTTTGCTCTCACCCCTACAATTAGCCTTTACTTGTTcctttgatgatgatgatgatgataatgatgatgatgatgatgatgatgaagaagaagaagaagaagaagaagaagaagaagaagaagaagaagaagaagaagaagggtttGCCTTCGCTGGCAAaactgaaatcttagagagaccCAACAGTACTTTCTTTTCATTCTGCATATGAAAATCAAAACCCAGATTTTAATTAATATTGCGAGACCGATCGAAGAAGCTACAAATTAATTCAATGATAAAGTACTTCTTGCACCAACGTACGTACCTTGGAGGTGAGAGGGGGTTTTTTTTCTTTGTGGATGTCGCTGGGACGCCGGGCATTACAATTACTTGCATgcagagaaaaagaaagaaagaggaaaagGAGGAGAGGAGAAAGAATATTATTTGACATGGGAGTAGATAGCTAGCAGCTGCTTAAGAGAAAAATGAATTGCTCTGAAGGGTTTTGCAATTGGCAAGCAGTCTGTTTAGACGTTTGATGTTGAAGATAGCTCTAGCTAGAGCTGTGGGGGGTGGGAGCAGGGTGGGAGTAggtctttttgtttttttgtatgGAAAGAGAACGTGGGCAATAAATGCAGATGGATTTTAGTAGGAAGCTAGAGAGTAATTTGAGTAATTTGAGGTCGGATGTGTATGGAGGGAAAATGAAGATATGGGTGGCCTCCCTTCTCTGTCTAACTTTGATCTCCCACCTCTCTGTCAATTTGGAGGACTGATTGGGACCCCGAAAGAGAAGCTACTGCCCACTTACTCCCTCCAAATATAttgagggagggagagagagagagagagagagagagagagagagagagagagttcttcgtTGGAATTGACACAcccaaacaaacaaaagaaaaaaaaaaaaaaaagaagaaatgatAATTAAAGAGGGTTGGGTTGAAAGAGAGAAATTTTGCTTCGGGGATAATTGAAAAGTAAAAAATGGGGGGATGTTTGTCAAGTAAGACAACAAATAGAAACAAGAAATGTAGCTGTAGAGGAAGTCCCGTTCCTATGTTTGTAGCAAAGcaacttcatatatatatatatatatatatataaatatacaattcATTCCAACCTAGCTAACTACTTGGCTATAGCAGCTCATGCGTTACCTAGCTAGCTCGAAAACCCTTACTAGGAGTAATTATTCTGTggcactactactactactagtaGCTAGCTGCTATGTATTACCACGAGCTGTATGTGAAGTACTTGGATGAGGACACAATTGCATTCCATTCTTTGAGGTCTTTTCCTGAGGCGTTTCAAAAATTTCTGTAAATTTAGCTTGGCTTATTTTATGAATTATATATAAACAAGTAGGAGTGAAAATAGGATTATAGGAGTTTCTACATCTCATATCATattaatccaagcaaatgagctTTGATACAAGTGCTTTGTTTTCTTTCCTTTGCCGTATTTTTGGTCAAGATTCAAATATGTAGAAACTGTTtgattttcttttccttatttttttttattacataggaactccagccatcAACAAGCCCTTCGGATCTCCTGTtgcgacaccaaacctacggattaacgtcctccccctaggtctcgctgatcaggtaaagtccggaatgcggacacggtttccatgcatcagttggacgttcggccaacctgaCCCtcgagacacatctccattaccatccacggtccccgctggctcacagagaactctcaccatccacggtccccgctggctcacagaaaactctcaccatctacggtCCTCGTTGGCTCATAgagcaaactctcaccatccatggttcTCGCTGGCTTATAGAGTAAATTCTCACTATCCACAGGTACCGCTTGCTCTTATGTTTggttttcatgagaaaaattctAACAAATTTGGTTAAATAGCGAGGGAATCAAGAGCCCTTTATATAATTGATTAAATGACTCACCACATCATAGTCATAAATATGCACATGAATTTTCCCTTACTCCAAAATGGATGTACTTTttatatttaagaaaattaattagtAGAGGCTCGCACAATAATGCATGCAAAATCATTAATTTTCAATATTGACAATAAATTTATTTGACAAGagttaatattaattttaaataaataatttatttgtcTTTTAAATGAACAAATCTTTTATTTGATAAATTGCTAAATTTAGACAATTGCATTAATTAAAATAGTGAGACTTTTGACAACTATTTTTCTTTCAAGCATGTTGGCTCTCCAAAATATACCACTGGCactttgcatttattttttgatatattgAACAATGAAAATTTTATTCTTTTACTTTCATTTTGCATGTGAAAAAGTAAAAATGTAAAACAACAAATTTGTCATTTCATCATGATAATCAAGAGGTAAAATTGTCATGGAAAAATGAGTGTGGATTCCAAGTGCTATTAATTGTATCTTTGGTAGTGCCAATAACACCCACCCTCTAAAAAataatcattttctttttctaatttaagAATGGCGTTGTTTTATACTAAACTTAATTTCACCTTAAAAGCCACATCTCCAAGTGTGACTTGAGCGTGCTTTGGATCTTATTACTATTAAATATGTTCAAACAGGGAATATCCACCCACCAGCCAATGTTTAAAggcccccccccccacccaaatATATAGGCTATAGCTTCAATGATTGCTATTGGGGATGTGATTCATATTCTGAGTGGAACACACGTATTAGGGAAAGCACCGTGAAGCGAGCGACCAAGAGAAAGATGCAGGGTGCAGCCATGAAagcaaaccgtcaacgatttcagGCAGAAGCTATGAGGTATTTCTTTTTGctccaaatcgtcgacgatttggccaaaccatcgacgatttgatGGACGTTACAAATTTTTGAATCTGAGATCAATAGATTAGGCTAATCAGAGGGATTTCCATTAGGGGATTACTACAAAAGTATTTTAGATCAACTATAGGTCTTCTGTACTcattagattgttatataatgattattatgtaaccctagatgaGATTAAGTTTGGTGTAATCTTCATTGATAGTGAAAAGAGCTACTACTCtagtggacgtaggcaaattgtcgaaccacgtaaattattgtgttttgattgttgttttcattgactctcattgttgagtgattgcctTGCTTGTTTGTTCCATTGTTTTTTTCAAGGAGAGTTTGTGTGAGATCTTCTGCTGCACACACTCGACACCGACAATTGGTTTTTGAGGGTTGATTGTTGAGAACAATGATCGGTATCAGACCTGGGGATTGTTGGTGTGTttgaacaacaattggtatcagagctattggttcccAATGGCTGGGATTTATTCTAAGAGGTTTGAAGTCGGTAAGTTTGATGGAACGAGGAACTTTGGGTTATGGtagaggagggtgaaggacttactagtgcaacaagggatggtgaagggttTGTACGGCAAGAAGCCGAAAAAGCATGGACgacacaagttggaaggagttaGAAGCAAAAATTGTGTCCACTATTAGGTTATGTTTAGCCGATGACGTGTTGTAtaacgtcatggatgaggactcgcCGGGAACGATTTAGCTGAAACTATAGCGCTGATACATGTCCAAGTTGCTtacaaacaagttgtatcttaagtaaaagctttattggcttaagatggcgaaGGGTTAGACTTGACTTAGCACATCAACAaatttaatcagatcattagtgatctagggcgagttgatgtgaagtttgaggaggaGGATAAagcgttgatgctactgaattccttaCCTACATTGCCTACATACGAGAATCTAGTTATGACGctgacttgggggaaagaaatCCTAGAGTtagaggacatcacgagtgcattgctgggattccatcaaaggaagaaggctagCGATGAggtttcacatggtgaagggctcgtggcgaaGGGTAATCAGGATTGTAGGAGAGGAAAATCTTGGAGTGGTCTGAGTGGTAATAAAATTCAGTCTAGGAGGAGGAAGGATGTTCACTGTTTTAAGTGCGGAAAAcaagggcacataaaatcggaatgttcatagtgggagaagggaaaggcaaaagctcaagagggttcatcaaaatatGCTAATGTAGTTAAAGAAAGGGACTCAGGGAGTAGTGATTGTGAGATGCTTTCTGATTCATCAAGTTCAGAACGCCTCATGGGTTCTTGGATCCTGAACTTGGGATATTCTTTTCACATGATACCCAACAATGCatggttcaccacttacaaattGGTGAGTCTTGGTTCCATTTTAATGGGAAACGATGCGGTTTATAAACTTATCAGAATGGGGGATATCAAGATCAAGATGTATGACAGTATGGTAAGGATGTTGTGTGAGGTAAGACATGTACATTATCTACGAAAGAACatgatatcattgggtgctttggattgtaatgggtatAAAATCAAGTCTGAATGCAGGACGATGATAGTGAGTGATGGcatattgatggtgatgaagggacagaggaTAGTAGGGAATCTCTGTACATTGCAGGGTAACACAGTTGTAAGTAGAGCTGCAGCTGAGAGTTCTAAGTCAGGTAATACCGTTTTTTGTAACGTAACCACACCCAAAATGATGGGTATTCTTAACTATATTGgtgtggatgtttggggaccggtgagggcAGCATCACGAGTTGGACATAGGTATTTCGTGAGGTTATCACGAACGGTTTGGGGGTATCTTATGCGACATGAGTTAGAGATATTTGTTAGGtataacttgtggctgaggtgaaGTACCGAATCGAGAAAGAGTTCCTCAGGTTAGATATTGGTGTTGAGTACACTAGTGCTCAAGAATTTTTTGTGAGCATGGGGCACGAGTTGGAGAAGTTTGTcaggtgtaacttgtggctgaggtgaaGTACCAAATCAAGAAAGAGTTCCTCAAGTCAGATATTGGTGTTGAGTACGCTAATGCTCAAGAATTTTTGTGAGTAGGGCATGATATATGTAGGACTTGCAAaggacttcttggtgaagtcaacGATACAGTGTGTTTCTCGGTTAATTGATCACCGAAGGTATCAATAGACAGGAGACTTGTAAGAGATGTTTGGACTAGTTATGTAGTAGAATGTGGAGGTATAGCTATGCATATTTCTAGTGAGGTAGGAtctaggcttgatattatgtccAAACTATGCATCTTTTTGGTATATAAGAAAATgggttcaagttgggtgatccaatggcaaataggGTGGCAATTTatggagacatggttttaggtgttaaagccATGGGACAACATACTcaagtagatgaagagaaacgaGTGCCAGAGAGCTGCagtagcagcaatgagcatgttgtgtaAGTGGAGTTGGAGAATCAAGGTAGAAGTGTaaggagttctaactcaggagacTTGCAATATCACAGTAGAAATTGGAGCCAAAAGGAGATTATAATGTAGGCAGAGTTTCAAACTcaaggcagagatgacattggtcatGATGCAGGGAGTCCAAACTCAGGAGACCAATAGGATCACAATGGGCTTAgaggcactatcaggccaccgcccAATTGTGAtatgatgtcttatgcaaccattactaccagaaaggatcctactacctttcagtaGGCAGTGCAAAGCTAGGAAAAGGGTAGGTGCATAGGTGCCATGGTAGAGGAGATGGAAATACTTCATAAGAATCAGATATGGGGATTAGTGGTGCTCTtagagggggagagggagataggctACAAGTGGATAGTTATTATGTTGctttatgtgagtgacatgccgATTATTGGGAAGGTTTTGACTAAGGTAAATCAGTCGAGGACTCAATTGAGAATGGAAGATGACATgaaggtgttgactttttgagtctgatccctattttgatgctgacaaaaaacatgtatcttatgtgtgtatttagtatatgAACATGTTTAATTCAAACACATATATAAAGGAACGGGAAATAGAAGCCTAAAGGACTTAAAGCTTATATAGCTTGGCGTATTCCattagaagagcaaagaagaagaagacatattttatttgacttgtaaatgcatttagaattttgtctataataatgcatgcctTACATGATATGATGCAtaagctcagatgaccatagacaTACCTTAGGGGACTTGACCTTTCAtcgaaaaacctttttctaaaaggCTAAAATCTcacaaatgttttaaaacaccTTTGGGTCAAAATAAGGCTATAACCTTTGATTTTAACAAAGCTCGGTTAACCAACCTCCTTGTGTATGAAatacctcagtcgaccgacctttcATCTTAGCCTTTCTTTTATAGCCTCAGCCGACTGACTACTTTTACTCATGAATAGCCCAGCCGACCAACCATAGTATTTTGGCCTATGTTAGCCTCAGCCGACCGACACTGTTCACTCGGCCGACCGGATTTTGAGGCTAGAAGACCGAACTAATGAAGGGATCGAAATCGCCTTTGGCTAGTTGACTAATGCCTTTCACAGTCAACCAAcacaaaaattttgaattttggcttAGGTCAGTTGGCCAACGAAGTCGTTAGTCGATCAACCCTCTTGGGTTGCCCAAAATTTTAGCGCCAAAACACCCTTAATTTTGGATtaactaattttaaaaataccctctgtgtccctaacagtcatattttgggagttgtctataaatagcccctcatAACTCATTTAAATAATGCTTAGATTGAAAATCCTTTCAAAATAATTTGTGCTTTATTACTCTCATACTCTcatttctttgaaaaatccttttttgtAAGAGAGCATTTGATTTCTCTTTCATTCCCTTATTTGCAAATTAATTGCTCTTGAGGGATTGTTGAAAGGAACTTTTGTTAGGGCATTTATTCCATCATTctaaagcatttactctcattcatactttatttttgaaaatcatttttaagagtaAGCATATAGTTTCCCCCACATATTtttctttataaatatttttggggaaacttcatatagcttgtggatctttgtgcacatctattgcaagatccAAAGGTTCATTTGtgtttatttgtaaaaatcttgttgagccaaaaaccctaactttcctTGAACTAAAtctttggaaaaattatttttgagaaagcGTTAAGGTAATTCAAGAgaaccttgagcatatattcatctATAATATCTGTTTTTGAAAGGTCGCTTAatcttgagaaaattattttcacaCTCTCTCATCTTTACTgggaaaatcattttttagagaaATATATATGTACTTTACTGAGcatgaattatatcatatgagagtgcattttagagttttaaatttgtacacatctacttatttgagaagcatatctttgtacacaaaatttcattatctttgtattccaggtgtggcctaaggaggaatacaccatcctataaggtgtattGATTTGGCTCTAGCTTAGTTAGGTGAGTTGAGGAGACTCCGCCTCTTAAGGAGAATTGGTTTGGCTTCGCCCGTAAGTAAGttgaggagactccgcctcgtaaggagagccAATTTGGCTTAGCCTGGGTAATTAAGATAGGTAGGCACTGACCTATAAGGTGTTAATGTTTGGCTTCACCAGTAACTGAGCTGAGGAGATTTCGCCTCGTAAGGAGTATTTGTAAATGGCGTTGCTCagcccgattaagtgagcaaatagtggaatccttgagctaaggtttgaggcagggacgtaggcaggattggccgaacctcgataac
This region of Malania oleifera isolate guangnan ecotype guangnan chromosome 10, ASM2987363v1, whole genome shotgun sequence genomic DNA includes:
- the LOC131166284 gene encoding uncharacterized protein LOC131166284 codes for the protein MSNNILSPLLLFLFLSFSLHASNCNARRPSDIHKEKKPPLTSKNEKKVLLGLSKISVLPAKANPSSSSSSSSSSSSSSSSSSSSSSSSSSLSSSSSSKEQVKANCRGESKMVHEDREQKAIDDSRAGPRKSKVEKGAAAANQQESDRASVTWRLPHNKNPVKEQPGFNSDYSPPKTHPPSHN